GGCCACGGTTGCGCTCGATCGGGCAAACGCGACGTTCGCCGAGCAGGACGACCAGCGCTATGCCGAACTGGCGAAGAAGGGCTACGGCAGCGTCCAGAACGCCCAGGAGGCGGCCTCGAAGATCGCCGCGGCGCGGGCAGCCGTAACGCGCGATACCGCCGTGATCGGCACCGCAGCCAAGCAGCTCGATGTGATCAAGGCCGAGCTTGCGCAGGCGCAGGCGGCGCTGAGCCGCGCCCAGGCAGCCGAGGCACAAGCCGAGCTGAACCTCTCTTACACCGCTCTCGTCTCGCCGGTTGACGGCGTGATAGGCAACCGCACCTTGCGGATCGGCCAATATGTCCAGACCGGTTCGCAGCTGATGTCAGTGGTGCCAAACCAGACCCCCTATATCATCGCCAACTACAAGGAGACCCAGCTCGCCAACGTGCAGCGCGGAGAGCCGGTGGATATCAAGGTAGACTCCTTTCCCGGGCAGGTCTTCAAGGGCCATGTCGACAGCCTCTCGCCGACTAGCGGCCAGGAATTCGCGCTGCTGCCGCCCGACAACGCGACCGGCAATTTCACCAAGGTGGTGCAGCGCATCCCGGTGAAGATCGTGCTCGACCGGACAAGCCCGCTTTCCGTCGTGCTGCGCCCCGGCATGTCGGTCTACCCGACGATCGACACCAAGGCTGTGGCAACCCAGGTCGCCTCGGCATCGGAAAGCATCCACTGACACCGACCGGACGCCCGTTTCGCCAGCCAGACATGGCAGGAGAGTGCGATGGCCACCATGACGCAAAACATCCAGGTCGGTTCTCCCGGTTCCGCCACCGTAGCGGCGCCTCTTCCCGAGAGAGCGAGCACGATGGCATGGATCGCCGTCCTCGCCGCGATGATCGGCGCATTTATGGCCATCCTGAACATCCAGATCACCAACGCCTCGCTGCTCGACATCGAAGGCGGCATCGGCACCGGCGTCGACAACGGCGCCTGGATCTCGACCTCCTATCTCATCGGCGAGATCGTGGTGATCCCGCTAACGGACTATCTGAGCCGCGTCTTCTCGTTCCGCCGCTACATGCTGGCGAACGCCGTGCTGTTCCCGCTCTTCTCGGCGGCCTGCGCCTTCTCCCACGACCTCGGTTCGATGATCGCCCTGCGCGGCCTGCAAGGCTTCGCCGGCGGCGTCCTCATCCCGATGGCCTTCACTATGGTGCTTACCAGGCTCCCTAAGGCGCAGCAGCCGCTTGGGTTGGCACTGTTCGCGCTCTCCGTCACCTTCGCGCCGGCGGTCGGCCCGACCATCGGCGGCTACCTGACCGAGAATTACAGTTGGCAGTCCATCTTCTTTGTCAATACGCCGCCCAGCATCGTGATGATCGTTGCTCTGTTCTTCACACTGGAGAAGAAGCCGATGCAGCTGTCGCAGCTCAAGGAGGGCGACTGGGCCGGCATCGCTACCATGGCGATCGGGCTTGCGGCCCTGCAGACGGTACTCGAGGAAGGCAACAAGGAGGACTGGTTCCAGTCGCCGTTCATCGTGAAGCTCGCGCTGACGGCGGCCGTGTTCCTGACCGTCTTCGTGG
This region of Mesorhizobium sp. M2A.F.Ca.ET.046.03.2.1 genomic DNA includes:
- a CDS encoding HlyD family secretion protein; the protein is MSEHQAVFTAEKALPTAEAAPGLELPRELPITVPQVPTVVADVPNTSRKRLLRNLLLAGAAVAVLAGAADFGWQYWTVGRFEVSTDDAYVKADNTTIAPRISGYIAAVLVDDNQPVTAGQVLARIDDRDFKVNLEQARAEVGAAKANIANKQAAIVAQQSAIEAAQATVALDRANATFAEQDDQRYAELAKKGYGSVQNAQEAASKIAAARAAVTRDTAVIGTAAKQLDVIKAELAQAQAALSRAQAAEAQAELNLSYTALVSPVDGVIGNRTLRIGQYVQTGSQLMSVVPNQTPYIIANYKETQLANVQRGEPVDIKVDSFPGQVFKGHVDSLSPTSGQEFALLPPDNATGNFTKVVQRIPVKIVLDRTSPLSVVLRPGMSVYPTIDTKAVATQVASASESIH